In one window of Nocardioides sp. DNA:
- a CDS encoding biotin carboxylase: MSTTRRPQNQPPEQQQPESNPQARPESGAPERRHLRNMSEIRTFFRTNEVPIFFVGPTAFNLLGIDRWVRNLSFISYYDSWDGYHPRVFSPAEIEHEDFTSGEDINNYLLRHPAVRERIAKAVKRTGDRPKVAMVFFDEETEAICEELGYDLILPSFELRNRLDSKITTTRLGNEAGAPSVPNILTTVESYDDLNEQSTAAGLGTDLVLQTAYGDSGKTTFFVASREDWNKCAADVTGELLKVMKRINNLAAAVEAVNTRHGTVVGPFMTDLTGYTELTPYRGGWCGNDLYPEALTDAQRSRAIEHVSRLGDRLRDEGYHGFFEVDVLVDTDTDEVYLGELNPRISGASSMTNVTAGAYADVPLFLFHLLEYLDVDYDLDVDEINQRWRELAAVDVWSQLIMKTSDERVKLIEKAPKTGIYRLQPDGTLEYERNTLDWHYLNDTDEAFFLRVYGEGGYLFKGADLGILVTKARMQIDNGLTEKCLHFIDGIKEGYEATPVDEIPVGANYLAYLK; the protein is encoded by the coding sequence ATGAGCACCACCCGTCGCCCGCAGAACCAGCCGCCGGAGCAGCAGCAGCCGGAGTCCAACCCACAGGCAAGGCCAGAGTCGGGGGCACCCGAACGGCGCCACCTTCGCAACATGTCGGAGATCCGTACGTTCTTTCGCACCAACGAGGTCCCGATCTTCTTCGTCGGCCCCACTGCGTTCAACCTCCTGGGGATCGACCGCTGGGTGCGCAACTTGTCGTTCATCTCCTATTACGACTCCTGGGACGGCTACCACCCACGCGTGTTCTCGCCGGCGGAGATCGAGCACGAGGACTTCACGTCCGGTGAGGACATCAACAACTACCTGCTGCGGCACCCGGCCGTACGCGAACGGATCGCGAAGGCCGTCAAGCGCACCGGCGATCGCCCGAAGGTTGCGATGGTCTTCTTCGACGAGGAGACCGAGGCGATCTGCGAGGAGCTCGGCTACGACCTGATCCTGCCTTCGTTCGAGTTGCGCAATCGCCTCGATTCGAAGATCACCACCACCCGACTCGGCAACGAGGCGGGTGCGCCTTCGGTGCCGAACATCTTGACCACGGTGGAGTCGTACGACGACCTCAACGAGCAGTCCACGGCCGCCGGGCTCGGCACCGACCTGGTGTTGCAGACGGCGTACGGTGACTCGGGCAAGACGACCTTCTTCGTCGCTTCTCGCGAGGACTGGAACAAGTGCGCGGCCGATGTCACCGGTGAGCTGTTGAAGGTGATGAAGCGGATCAACAACCTCGCGGCGGCCGTCGAGGCGGTCAACACCCGCCACGGCACGGTCGTCGGACCGTTCATGACCGACCTGACCGGCTACACCGAGCTCACCCCCTATCGCGGTGGCTGGTGCGGCAACGACCTCTATCCGGAGGCGCTCACCGATGCCCAGCGCAGCCGCGCGATCGAGCACGTGTCCCGGCTTGGTGACCGGCTGCGCGACGAGGGCTACCACGGCTTCTTCGAGGTGGACGTGCTGGTGGATACCGACACCGACGAGGTCTATCTGGGCGAGCTGAACCCGCGCATCTCGGGTGCGAGCTCGATGACCAACGTGACCGCGGGGGCGTACGCCGATGTGCCGCTGTTCCTCTTCCACCTGCTCGAATATCTCGACGTCGACTACGACCTCGACGTGGACGAGATCAACCAGCGTTGGCGCGAACTGGCGGCGGTCGACGTGTGGAGCCAACTGATCATGAAGACCTCCGACGAGCGGGTGAAACTGATCGAGAAGGCGCCCAAGACCGGCATCTATCGCCTCCAGCCCGATGGCACCTTGGAGTACGAACGCAACACTCTCGACTGGCATTACCTCAACGACACCGACGAGGCGTTCTTCCTGCGCGTGTACGGCGAGGGTGGCTACCTGTTCAAGGGCGCGGACCTCGGCATCTTGGTGACCAAGGCGCGCATGCAGATCGACAACGGGCTGACCGAGAAGTGCCTGCACTTCATCGACGGCATCAAGGAGGGGTACGAGGCGACCCCCGTGGACGAGATCCCGGTCGGCGCCAACTATCTGGCCTACCTGAAGTAG
- a CDS encoding serine hydrolase: MRALPLGAGELLDRELVYGESRPESLRTALERSHTDAFVALHRGEVVEQWYAERSLETAPQALMSITKSMIGCAAGVLVEQGLLDVAAPAVAYVPDLANGGYADVTVRDLLDQRTGGDYREDHDDPDGEVALIGNALLGVDESRPTLRGLVAYSPRLGISGGPFAYRTLDTEALAWVLEVAAGRPLVSLLADLLTPLGLESECSISVDRLGVPHYGGGLAMTARDLARFGLMLLNGGAVGMTQVVPVRFLQDVRAGADDSVAAFRESLSRREIDAPANVATIYRNQFWVPAQRGRRLLCLGIHGQLLLVDPDNEAVIVKLSSWPDARDPDLFSLGLTCAATVAETLGGHRPDRPHLIA; this comes from the coding sequence GTGCGGGCGCTCCCACTGGGGGCTGGTGAGTTGCTTGATCGGGAGCTGGTCTACGGCGAATCCCGGCCAGAATCCCTGCGTACTGCTCTCGAACGCTCGCACACCGACGCGTTCGTGGCACTGCATCGAGGCGAAGTGGTGGAGCAGTGGTACGCCGAGCGGTCCCTGGAGACCGCGCCTCAGGCGTTGATGTCGATTACCAAGTCCATGATCGGCTGCGCGGCCGGTGTCCTGGTGGAGCAGGGGTTGCTCGACGTGGCCGCGCCCGCCGTGGCCTACGTACCCGATCTGGCGAACGGCGGTTACGCCGACGTGACCGTACGCGACCTGCTCGACCAGCGCACCGGTGGTGACTACCGCGAGGATCATGACGATCCCGATGGCGAGGTTGCCCTGATCGGCAACGCACTGTTGGGTGTCGACGAGTCTCGGCCGACGTTGCGCGGCTTGGTTGCGTACTCCCCTCGCCTAGGCATCAGCGGCGGACCCTTCGCCTATCGCACTCTCGATACCGAGGCGCTCGCCTGGGTCTTGGAGGTCGCTGCAGGGCGTCCGCTCGTCTCGTTGCTGGCGGATCTGCTTACGCCCCTGGGCCTGGAATCGGAGTGCTCGATCAGCGTGGATCGACTCGGCGTGCCGCACTACGGCGGCGGCCTGGCCATGACCGCGCGCGATCTCGCCAGGTTTGGGCTGATGCTGCTCAACGGGGGTGCGGTGGGGATGACACAAGTGGTGCCCGTGCGCTTTCTCCAGGACGTACGCGCCGGTGCAGACGACTCCGTGGCGGCTTTCCGCGAGAGTCTCTCGCGTCGCGAGATCGACGCGCCAGCCAACGTGGCGACCATCTATCGCAACCAGTTCTGGGTGCCGGCCCAGCGCGGGCGACGGCTGTTGTGCCTGGGCATCCACGGGCAGTTGCTGCTGGTCGATCCTGACAACGAAGCGGTGATCGTGAAGCTCTCCAGCTGGCCTGATGCCCGTGACCCCGACCTCTTCAGCCTCGGCCTGACCTGTGCCGCCACCGTCGCGGAGACGCTCGGTGGACATCGCCCCGACCGCCCTCACCTGATCGCCTGA
- a CDS encoding putative nucleotidyltransferase substrate binding domain-containing protein, giving the protein MQEFVDFLGRHAPYDGLETAELKRLGRRVKVAFYRAGETIVESGKGHFEHLAIVRTGLVQMLDRSQVVDELGPGDTFGQYWLLGRQSATVAVRAATDTLLYLLPDPATVLEHPEALRFESLGRGETRRTLLTSAAIDSTMRPVTDHMSPPLWCDSRVTIREAARVMTQARGSCVLIRLGRELGIMTDSDCRKRVATGEMSVHSPLSSIVSAPAMTIRSDATAASAFTTMVHHGVHHLVVLDPRGEVVGVCRAIDLAAAEIRDPLTIRASIDQATSLEELSAAAGLLRPTCVDLYDAGVPPLRIGAILSAMIDAVLEKVVRWTPPFDEAGDAYAWSVLGSVARREPLPTSDVDTALIWANPTDKSQTQIILQQADEVIQGLERCGLERCPDGANASNPLFGRPYEQWVQRASKWYANPDAEGALLLGAMLADSRAVTGLVLGRSLDEAVHALPGSDDFARRTLANALTHRPPLGFVKDFVVDHDGEHRGKLNLKQGGLSPIVGLGRWVAVKTRSPIASTQDRLQQGLEAGLLTADECAQLQHAHREIFEMIFVNQIEAIREGVRPSTWIDPREIDTLRRRHLRSSFKAIHRVQSRLEAERGGP; this is encoded by the coding sequence ATGCAGGAGTTCGTCGATTTCCTGGGTCGCCACGCCCCGTACGACGGCCTCGAAACCGCGGAGTTGAAGCGGTTGGGCCGCCGCGTGAAGGTGGCCTTCTATCGCGCCGGGGAGACGATCGTCGAGAGCGGGAAGGGGCACTTCGAGCATCTGGCGATCGTCCGAACTGGGCTGGTCCAGATGCTCGACCGTTCCCAGGTCGTCGACGAACTCGGTCCGGGCGACACCTTCGGGCAGTACTGGCTGCTCGGACGCCAGAGTGCCACCGTGGCCGTCCGCGCCGCGACCGACACCTTGCTCTATCTACTGCCCGATCCGGCCACGGTGCTGGAGCACCCCGAGGCTTTGCGATTCGAGAGTCTGGGGCGCGGCGAAACCCGGCGGACATTGCTGACCAGCGCGGCGATCGACTCGACGATGCGCCCGGTGACCGACCACATGTCACCCCCGCTGTGGTGTGACAGTCGAGTCACGATCCGCGAAGCGGCGCGGGTGATGACGCAGGCTCGGGGCTCGTGCGTGCTGATCCGGCTGGGCCGCGAGTTGGGCATCATGACCGACAGCGACTGCCGCAAGCGAGTTGCGACCGGCGAGATGTCGGTGCACTCGCCCCTGTCGTCGATCGTGTCGGCACCGGCGATGACGATTCGCTCAGACGCGACCGCGGCCTCGGCCTTCACCACGATGGTGCACCACGGCGTACACCACCTGGTCGTGCTCGACCCTCGCGGTGAGGTCGTCGGCGTGTGTCGAGCCATCGATCTGGCTGCGGCTGAAATCCGCGACCCGTTGACGATCCGCGCCTCGATCGACCAGGCGACGTCCCTGGAGGAACTCAGCGCTGCGGCGGGACTGCTGCGCCCGACGTGCGTGGATCTCTACGACGCCGGTGTGCCACCGCTGCGGATCGGCGCGATCCTGAGCGCGATGATCGACGCCGTCTTGGAGAAGGTGGTGCGCTGGACGCCACCCTTCGACGAGGCCGGGGATGCGTACGCCTGGTCAGTACTCGGCTCGGTGGCCCGCCGCGAGCCATTGCCGACCTCCGATGTGGACACCGCGCTGATCTGGGCGAACCCGACCGACAAGTCGCAAACCCAGATCATCTTGCAGCAGGCCGACGAGGTGATCCAGGGGCTGGAGCGATGCGGACTCGAGCGATGCCCTGACGGCGCGAACGCCTCCAACCCACTTTTCGGCCGGCCCTATGAGCAGTGGGTGCAGCGGGCCAGCAAGTGGTACGCCAATCCCGACGCGGAAGGCGCGTTGCTGCTGGGGGCCATGCTCGCCGACAGCCGGGCGGTGACCGGTCTGGTCCTCGGGCGGAGCCTGGACGAGGCGGTCCACGCCTTGCCCGGCAGCGATGACTTCGCCCGTCGTACCCTTGCCAACGCACTCACCCACCGGCCACCGCTGGGGTTCGTGAAGGACTTCGTGGTCGACCACGACGGCGAGCACCGCGGCAAACTCAACCTCAAGCAGGGCGGCCTCAGCCCGATCGTGGGCCTGGGGCGTTGGGTGGCGGTGAAGACTCGTTCGCCGATCGCCTCGACACAGGACCGCTTGCAGCAGGGTTTGGAGGCGGGCCTGCTGACCGCTGACGAGTGCGCGCAGCTTCAGCATGCGCACCGCGAGATCTTCGAGATGATCTTCGTCAATCAGATCGAGGCGATTCGTGAGGGCGTACGCCCCAGCACCTGGATCGATCCCCGCGAGATCGACACGCTGCGCCGACGACACCTGCGGTCTTCGTTCAAGGCGATCCACCGGGTGCAGAGCCGACTCGAAGCCGAGCGGGGTGGGCCATGA
- a CDS encoding 3'-5' exonuclease, whose translation MRLWRRVSTWSAPLEGPWRDARFTVIDVETTGLDLDSDEIVSIGAVDVVQGRVDNATSWYQPVRPSCPIATEALKIHSLTRDELASAPTMPQVIDALHARLHGSVLVAHAAWIERAFLNRALAPLRQRVPEGLVDTAALARACGRGVEVEGHEPSLELLARQLDLPVFTPHHALGDALTTAVLFIVLMGHLERDREPLQVADVVRLSRKHAQG comes from the coding sequence ATGAGGTTGTGGCGCCGCGTCAGCACGTGGAGCGCCCCGCTCGAAGGCCCTTGGCGAGATGCGCGCTTCACGGTCATCGACGTGGAGACCACGGGCCTGGACCTGGACTCTGACGAGATCGTGTCGATCGGCGCGGTGGATGTCGTGCAGGGACGCGTGGACAACGCCACCTCGTGGTACCAGCCCGTACGCCCGTCTTGCCCGATCGCCACCGAGGCGTTGAAGATCCACTCCCTGACCCGAGACGAACTCGCCTCCGCACCGACGATGCCCCAGGTGATCGACGCACTCCACGCACGGCTGCACGGCTCGGTGCTCGTGGCGCACGCGGCCTGGATCGAGCGGGCATTCTTGAACCGGGCGCTGGCGCCGCTGCGCCAACGCGTACCCGAGGGGCTGGTCGACACCGCCGCCCTGGCGCGAGCGTGCGGGCGTGGCGTGGAGGTCGAGGGCCACGAACCCAGCCTCGAGCTGCTTGCCCGACAACTGGATCTGCCTGTTTTCACTCCACACCACGCACTCGGGGACGCGCTCACCACGGCGGTCTTGTTCATCGTGTTGATGGGCCATCTCGAACGTGATCGAGAGCCCCTTCAGGTTGCCGACGTGGTGCGGCTCAGCCGCAAGCACGCGCAGGGGTAA
- a CDS encoding type II toxin-antitoxin system VapC family toxin, translating into MIVIDASAMVEALVGRDVEASLLDALAGDVAAPHLLDIEVVSVLRGLVLGHKLPQPSAEAALSHYFDLSIDRREMAPLVGRVWDLRHQFTSYDASYLALAEALGAPLHTCDVKLDGGGHKAAVRVHGRSR; encoded by the coding sequence GTGATCGTCATCGACGCCTCCGCCATGGTGGAGGCCTTGGTTGGTCGCGATGTGGAGGCGAGCTTGCTCGATGCGCTTGCCGGCGATGTGGCCGCACCGCACCTGCTGGACATCGAGGTGGTGTCAGTGCTGCGTGGACTCGTTCTCGGTCACAAGCTGCCGCAGCCCTCGGCCGAGGCTGCACTGAGCCACTACTTCGATTTGTCGATCGACAGACGCGAAATGGCGCCACTGGTCGGGCGCGTGTGGGACCTGCGTCACCAGTTCACGAGTTATGACGCCAGCTACCTTGCCCTGGCGGAGGCGCTGGGAGCTCCGCTGCACACGTGCGATGTCAAACTCGACGGTGGAGGCCACAAGGCCGCGGTTCGCGTTCATGGAAGAAGCCGCTGA
- a CDS encoding antitoxin gives MTTLYVRDVPDEVAATLKARAAAEGKSVSAYVVAELGRIASRPTNAEIVERLRQLDRSLGPTSTDIVDTLAQSRR, from the coding sequence ATGACAACCCTGTACGTGCGTGACGTTCCGGACGAGGTAGCGGCCACTTTGAAGGCGCGCGCCGCTGCGGAAGGTAAGTCGGTCTCTGCGTATGTTGTCGCCGAGCTCGGACGCATCGCATCGCGTCCCACCAACGCCGAGATCGTGGAGCGCCTGCGGCAGTTGGACCGAAGCCTTGGGCCCACGAGCACTGACATCGTCGACACGCTCGCGCAGTCGCGCAGGTGA